From Candidatus Paceibacterota bacterium, one genomic window encodes:
- a CDS encoding right-handed parallel beta-helix repeat-containing protein: MRAALYYVADNPGSEVLFDLPPGDPGFSNGVFSIYPTGFLPPLAVDGIRVNGFSQPGFTDRPLIVVNGSRILPQTFSATSGLLIYSASNEIRGLSIQGFEWNGITLHYGDATNNTIAGCWIGLDHTGASPAGNAFQGILIAQGARNNIIGGTNTADRNVISGNKGYGVFVTDAGTGANIILGNYIGTDAEGNAAVPNEFGGAIFVNHAKANVVGGAAPGSRNIISGNADFGLWIGDHGTSGNLVQGNFVGLNQGGSGPLPNTFTGMYIIHGAQSNLVSGNVFSGQPSEGLRIEGAGTSHNTIQGNYFGTDSTGTVAVPNGFAGLTVFGGASSNLLGGAFSSARNLISGNGSYGLVVGDPGSDCNTIVGNWMGLDAGGTNGLPNAFANVALWNGASRNSIGSIALGEGNTIAHSWIGVVLYDDATTNNAIRGNAIFDHDGLGLDLNGDGVTTNHAHAIPGPNAMQSYPVLTNAFANSQATTIAGFLSSNPDRHYWIDVYRNPVAHSSDHGEGQFYFGTAFAQTDANGAAYFSLVMDGDFEGHYFSATASDVVTGDTSEFSRTLQATNSPSAPAFLLPFSYTSAGLSAPISVEIGQHCRIQAATNLAAPPVNWTDLTNFTATTTNFFFLDPFASNYPVRFYRVASP; this comes from the coding sequence ATGCGTGCTGCGTTGTATTACGTTGCAGACAATCCCGGCTCGGAGGTCCTTTTCGACCTCCCTCCCGGCGACCCGGGATTCAGCAATGGTGTCTTCAGTATCTATCCGACAGGCTTCCTGCCTCCCTTGGCTGTCGATGGCATCAGGGTGAATGGCTTCTCACAACCGGGATTCACGGACCGGCCTCTCATCGTCGTTAATGGCTCGCGGATTTTGCCACAGACGTTTAGCGCCACATCCGGCCTCCTCATCTACTCTGCATCCAACGAGATCAGGGGCCTTTCCATCCAAGGCTTCGAATGGAACGGAATCACGCTGCACTACGGCGATGCCACCAACAACACCATCGCAGGCTGTTGGATTGGCCTGGACCACACCGGCGCAAGTCCGGCCGGCAACGCTTTTCAGGGCATCCTGATCGCACAGGGAGCGCGCAATAACATAATCGGAGGAACGAACACGGCAGACCGAAACGTCATTTCAGGCAACAAAGGGTACGGGGTTTTCGTCACTGATGCAGGCACCGGGGCCAATATCATTTTGGGCAATTACATCGGAACAGATGCAGAGGGTAATGCCGCTGTGCCAAATGAGTTTGGAGGAGCAATCTTCGTCAACCATGCAAAAGCTAACGTAGTAGGTGGAGCCGCACCCGGCTCGCGAAATATCATTTCAGGCAACGCGGACTTTGGCCTTTGGATAGGCGATCACGGCACCAGCGGCAACCTCGTGCAAGGGAACTTTGTCGGCTTGAACCAGGGCGGCTCCGGTCCATTGCCGAATACATTCACCGGCATGTACATCATCCATGGAGCACAGAGCAACCTGGTCAGCGGGAACGTGTTTTCCGGCCAACCTTCCGAGGGCTTGCGCATCGAAGGCGCGGGCACCTCCCACAATACCATTCAAGGCAACTACTTCGGCACGGACTCCACGGGGACCGTGGCGGTGCCCAACGGGTTCGCGGGTCTGACCGTTTTTGGCGGCGCCAGCTCCAATCTCCTGGGAGGCGCATTCTCCTCAGCCCGCAATCTTATCTCGGGCAACGGGTCGTACGGGTTGGTCGTTGGCGATCCGGGCTCGGACTGCAATACAATCGTGGGAAACTGGATGGGGCTTGACGCGGGCGGGACCAACGGGTTGCCCAATGCATTTGCCAACGTGGCTCTATGGAACGGCGCAAGTCGAAACTCAATCGGAAGCATAGCGCTCGGGGAAGGCAACACCATCGCTCATTCCTGGATTGGTGTGGTCCTGTATGATGATGCCACCACGAACAACGCCATCCGGGGCAACGCTATCTTCGATCACGATGGACTAGGCTTGGACCTGAACGGAGACGGCGTCACCACAAACCATGCCCACGCCATCCCGGGCCCAAACGCCATGCAAAGCTACCCGGTTTTGACCAACGCTTTCGCTAACAGCCAGGCCACAACCATCGCCGGCTTCCTGAGCAGCAATCCTGATCGCCACTATTGGATAGATGTCTATCGAAACCCCGTGGCGCATTCCAGCGATCACGGCGAAGGGCAATTCTATTTCGGAACCGCATTTGCTCAAACAGACGCCAACGGAGCAGCGTACTTCTCGCTGGTGATGGATGGCGACTTTGAGGGGCACTACTTCTCGGCAACCGCAAGCGACGTGGTAACGGGCGATACCAGCGAATTCAGCCGCACTCTTCAGGCGACGAATAGCCCATCGGCTCCGGCCTTTCTTCTGCCGTTCAGTTACACCTCCGCCGGGCTTTCGGCACCTATTTCGGTGGAGATCGGGCAGCACTGCCGTATACAAGCGGCTACGAACTTGGCGGCACCTCCGGTAAACTGGACGGACCTAACCAATTTCACCGCCACAACAACGAACTTCTTCTTTCTGGATCCGTTCGCCAGCAATTATCCCGTCCGCTTTTATCGCGTTGCATCACCCTGA